A stretch of the Ictidomys tridecemlineatus isolate mIctTri1 chromosome 5, mIctTri1.hap1, whole genome shotgun sequence genome encodes the following:
- the Defb116 gene encoding beta-defensin 116, producing the protein MIATVIALLGCQWLSFPGGLFRSNNKKEHWNPCELYRGGKCRDACGHDEIQYLSCLPDLKCCLKISTYLTNSDSSSSLPVTNTSSSAPS; encoded by the exons ATGATAGCAACAGTAATTGCCCTACTGGGCTGTCAG TGGCTGTCTTTCCCAGGTGGCCTGTTCAGATCCAACAACAAGAAGGAGCACTGGAATCCGTGTGAGCTTTACCGAGGAGGCAAGTGCAGAGACGCCTGCGGCCACGACGAAATTCAGTACCTCTCCTGCCTCCCCGACCTCAAGTGCTGCCTGAAAATCTCTACGTATTTAACCAATTCTGACTCCAGCTCCAGCTTGCCAGTTACAAACACGTCCAGCTCCGCTCCAAGTTGA